In one window of Thalassotalea agarivorans DNA:
- the gspE gene encoding type II secretion system ATPase GspE has protein sequence MSTENLVDDNIAAEQAIIEEAEQEDVQLSGLPFQFAKRHQVLVQQQDDGLVLYCLPDTPVASINEVRRVVKQPFAIETKSQEQFELLLTEAYQRDSSEAKQMMEDIGNEVDLYSLADEMVETEDLLENEDDAPIIKMINAMLSEAIKENASDIHIETFEKALQIRFRVDGVLREVLKPNRKLASLLVSRIKVMAKLDIAEKRIPQDGRISLRIAGRAVDVRVSTMPTGHGERVVLRLLDKNAARLDLQDLGMTDSCRQRFSELIDKPHGIILVTGPTGSGKSTTLYAGLTQIDAHERNVLTVEDPIEYAIEGIGQTQVNTKVDMTFARGLRAILRQDPDVVMVGEIRDLETAQIGVQASLTGHLVLSTLHTNTAAGAITRMEDMGVEPFLLSSSLLGVLAQRLVRTLCPSCREAHAPDADERKLLKLDDDSTLIYRAKGCVDCNFKGYKGRTGIHELLVVDDKVRELIHNGKGEQAIEKVIRKSTPSIRHDGFEKVLAGVTTLEEVLRVTRED, from the coding sequence ATGAGCACAGAAAACCTTGTTGATGACAACATCGCAGCAGAACAAGCGATAATTGAAGAAGCTGAACAAGAAGACGTTCAGCTTTCTGGCTTACCTTTTCAGTTCGCTAAAAGACACCAAGTACTGGTGCAACAACAAGATGATGGTCTAGTACTTTATTGTTTGCCCGACACTCCTGTTGCCAGTATCAATGAAGTACGCCGCGTGGTTAAACAACCTTTCGCGATAGAAACTAAGTCTCAAGAACAATTTGAATTATTGCTTACTGAAGCGTATCAGCGAGATTCGTCAGAAGCGAAGCAAATGATGGAAGACATAGGTAATGAAGTAGACCTCTATTCGTTAGCTGACGAAATGGTTGAAACGGAAGACCTATTAGAAAACGAAGATGACGCGCCTATCATCAAGATGATAAATGCGATGCTAAGTGAAGCAATCAAAGAAAACGCGTCAGATATCCACATTGAAACCTTTGAAAAAGCCCTACAAATTCGTTTTCGTGTCGACGGCGTGTTACGAGAGGTGTTAAAACCAAATCGAAAGCTAGCCTCGCTTTTAGTTTCTCGTATTAAAGTCATGGCGAAGTTAGACATTGCTGAAAAACGCATCCCACAAGATGGTCGTATTTCACTTAGAATCGCAGGCCGTGCTGTAGATGTTCGTGTATCAACAATGCCAACAGGGCATGGCGAGCGCGTGGTACTGCGTTTACTAGACAAAAACGCTGCACGCTTGGATTTACAAGATCTAGGTATGACCGACAGTTGTCGCCAACGTTTTTCAGAGCTTATCGACAAACCACATGGCATTATCTTAGTTACCGGACCTACGGGCTCGGGTAAGAGTACCACCTTGTATGCAGGTTTAACCCAAATCGATGCGCATGAGCGCAACGTACTTACCGTTGAAGACCCGATTGAATATGCTATCGAAGGGATCGGCCAAACCCAAGTAAACACAAAGGTTGATATGACCTTTGCTCGTGGCTTACGTGCAATTTTACGTCAAGATCCAGATGTAGTAATGGTTGGTGAGATTCGTGATTTGGAAACCGCGCAAATTGGTGTACAAGCCAGTTTAACCGGTCACTTAGTATTATCTACGCTACATACTAACACAGCGGCTGGTGCTATCACGCGTATGGAAGATATGGGTGTAGAACCCTTCTTATTATCGTCTAGTTTATTAGGTGTATTGGCGCAACGTCTTGTTAGAACACTGTGCCCGTCATGTCGTGAAGCGCATGCGCCAGATGCGGACGAACGTAAACTACTGAAACTGGACGATGACTCAACCCTTATATACCGCGCTAAAGGTTGCGTAGATTGTAACTTTAAAGGCTATAAAGGTCGCACAGGTATTCACGAATTATTAGTTGTCGACGATAAGGTTCGCGAGCTGATTCACAATGGTAAAGGTGAGCAAGCCATAGAAAAAGTCATTCGCAAGTCAACGCCAAGTATTCGCCATGACGGCTTTGAAAAAGTCCTAGCCGGTGTCACTACGCTTGAAGAAGTGCTGCGCGTAACAAGAGAAGACTAA
- the gspD gene encoding type II secretion system secretin GspD, whose protein sequence is MKLINRKTSTKKTISSVFLACSLALSFNFIAPVPYVYAAQYSPNFKGTEITEFINIVGKNLKKTMIVDPNVRGKINVRSYDLLTEEQYYQFFLNVLEVYGFAAVEMPNNVVKIVRNKKAKTSSIPVVGDNYDSVGDEMITRVIEVKNVTVRELVPLLRQLVDQAGNGNVTNYDPANVIMVTGTASVVNRIVKIIEKVDRAGDQDVQIIQLKYASAGEMVRIVEAMNKTNPTAKGATPTFLIPKIVADERTNSVIVSGERLARERVARLVERLDSEMESNGNTRVYYLKYAKAEEMVKVLEGVSASIEAETSQAGSKSTSRSKKRNISIEAHENTNSVVITAQPDMQRSLEAVIRQLDIRRAQVLVEAIIVEVFEGDGVNLGVQWYSEKGSFTQFNNGPAPISQIAGAAVAAEGEEGNEVTTIDANGNPVVTKNPDTRGDYSLLAQVLGTVNGMMFGIVDNDWGAIVQAVSTDTNSNVLSTPSVTTLDNEEAFFIVGQEVPILTGSTASSNNANPFQTVDRQEIGIKLKVTPQVNEGTGVQLTIEQEVSSVSGATGVDITINKREIKTVVMADDGDTVILGGLIDEDVQESQQKVPLLGDIPVLGHLFKSTSSTVRKRNLMVFLRPTIIRDGELMQQLSREKYNYIRDVEKAKRRQGIELLDDDKLPILPEWNDDLTLPPSYKEYEQEKLGNSPMPIDAENVEPPVVDGQN, encoded by the coding sequence ATGAAACTGATTAATCGTAAAACAAGCACCAAAAAAACAATAAGCAGCGTATTTCTCGCCTGCTCTTTAGCGCTTAGTTTTAACTTTATCGCGCCAGTACCTTATGTATATGCAGCGCAGTACTCGCCTAACTTTAAAGGCACTGAAATCACCGAATTCATCAACATCGTGGGTAAGAACTTAAAGAAAACCATGATTGTTGACCCTAACGTACGCGGCAAAATCAATGTTCGCAGCTACGATTTGCTAACAGAAGAGCAGTACTATCAGTTTTTCCTCAATGTTCTTGAAGTATATGGTTTTGCGGCAGTAGAAATGCCAAACAATGTCGTCAAGATTGTGCGTAACAAAAAGGCAAAAACATCCTCTATTCCAGTGGTAGGCGACAACTACGACAGCGTTGGTGACGAAATGATCACCCGCGTTATTGAAGTAAAAAATGTTACTGTACGTGAGTTAGTACCTCTTTTGCGCCAGCTTGTAGACCAAGCAGGTAACGGCAACGTAACTAACTATGACCCTGCTAATGTTATTATGGTGACGGGTACCGCATCAGTGGTAAACCGTATCGTTAAAATCATCGAAAAGGTTGACCGCGCGGGTGACCAAGACGTACAAATTATTCAGTTAAAATATGCCTCTGCTGGTGAAATGGTGCGCATTGTTGAAGCAATGAATAAAACCAACCCAACAGCAAAAGGTGCTACCCCGACTTTCTTAATTCCAAAAATTGTTGCAGATGAGCGAACCAACAGCGTTATCGTAAGTGGTGAACGTCTTGCACGTGAACGCGTTGCGCGTTTAGTGGAACGCTTAGATAGCGAAATGGAAAGCAACGGTAACACACGTGTTTACTACTTGAAGTACGCGAAAGCGGAAGAAATGGTGAAAGTTCTCGAAGGTGTTTCGGCATCTATCGAAGCAGAAACAAGCCAAGCAGGTAGCAAGAGCACTTCACGGAGCAAAAAACGTAACATCAGTATAGAAGCTCATGAAAACACCAATAGTGTTGTCATTACGGCGCAACCTGATATGCAGCGTTCACTGGAAGCCGTTATTCGCCAACTCGATATTCGCCGAGCACAAGTATTAGTTGAAGCAATTATTGTTGAAGTGTTTGAAGGTGACGGCGTTAATTTAGGTGTTCAGTGGTACAGTGAAAAAGGTTCTTTCACGCAGTTTAACAATGGTCCAGCACCTATTTCTCAAATCGCTGGAGCTGCAGTAGCAGCTGAGGGCGAAGAAGGTAATGAAGTAACTACCATTGACGCCAATGGTAACCCTGTTGTTACTAAAAACCCAGATACTCGCGGCGATTACAGCCTACTTGCGCAAGTATTAGGTACAGTAAACGGTATGATGTTTGGTATTGTCGATAACGACTGGGGTGCGATAGTTCAAGCCGTTAGTACAGACACCAATTCAAACGTACTTTCAACGCCAAGCGTTACCACATTAGACAACGAAGAAGCTTTCTTTATTGTGGGTCAAGAAGTACCAATTCTTACTGGCTCAACAGCAAGTAGTAACAATGCTAACCCTTTTCAAACAGTAGACCGTCAAGAAATCGGTATCAAACTGAAGGTAACACCACAAGTTAACGAAGGTACAGGTGTTCAATTAACGATTGAACAAGAAGTGTCGTCAGTCAGTGGTGCTACGGGCGTCGATATTACAATTAACAAACGTGAAATCAAAACTGTAGTTATGGCCGATGATGGCGATACCGTTATTTTAGGTGGTTTGATTGACGAAGATGTGCAAGAAAGCCAACAAAAAGTACCGTTATTAGGTGATATTCCTGTGTTAGGTCACTTGTTTAAATCAACCAGCAGCACAGTGCGTAAACGCAACCTTATGGTATTTTTGCGTCCAACCATTATTCGTGACGGCGAGCTAATGCAGCAACTGAGCCGCGAAAAATACAACTACATCCGTGACGTTGAAAAAGCAAAACGTCGCCAAGGCATTGAACTATTAGACGACGACAAGTTGCCTATCTTGCCTGAATGGAACGACGATTTAACCTTGCCGCCTTCATACAAAGAATATGAACAAGAAAAGCTAGGTAATTCGCCAATGCCAATTGACGCAGAAAACGTCGAGCCACCTGTTGTTGATGGACAGAATTAA
- the gspC gene encoding type II secretion system protein GspC: MQLSNMLDSLGSQLQQLPQQKIAQVVTLGFIVYTGYLLSQITWGSVAQPTAFVAPGTKTNSYNQASSREQLNLQTLKALNLFGLYTENKEPEAVEVVESAPETRLNISLSGLVASDDPSVAAAIITSSGAQETYGVGEKIKGTRATLERVLPDRVLIKQSGKLETLMLDGFDYETSASSNNSSARASSTQSRGVSNARTMPNNREIGPSVRTQSSDAFRASAQSLRDDLKDDPGKISDYLKISPKKENGEIIGYLLRPGKNRDFFNEAGLKSGDIATSVNGLDLTNPMEAAEALRQIRSESQIALMVRRGEELTEVLLSVD; the protein is encoded by the coding sequence ATGCAGTTAAGCAACATGCTGGATTCGCTGGGATCGCAGTTACAACAATTACCACAGCAAAAAATTGCGCAAGTAGTCACCCTAGGGTTTATTGTGTACACCGGCTATTTGCTCAGTCAAATTACGTGGGGAAGCGTCGCTCAACCTACGGCTTTTGTTGCGCCTGGCACTAAAACAAATAGTTACAATCAAGCCAGCAGTCGCGAACAACTCAACTTGCAAACCTTGAAAGCACTCAATTTATTTGGCCTCTACACCGAAAATAAGGAACCAGAAGCCGTTGAAGTTGTCGAAAGTGCACCAGAGACACGTTTAAATATATCGCTTTCAGGGCTTGTCGCTAGCGATGATCCTAGTGTTGCGGCAGCAATCATTACCTCATCAGGCGCTCAAGAAACCTATGGTGTCGGTGAAAAAATTAAGGGGACACGGGCCACGTTAGAGCGCGTATTACCCGATAGAGTACTGATAAAACAGTCCGGTAAACTAGAAACCTTGATGCTTGACGGTTTTGACTACGAGACCAGTGCTAGCAGCAACAATAGTAGTGCACGAGCGAGCAGTACTCAAAGCCGTGGTGTAAGTAATGCTCGTACAATGCCAAATAACCGTGAAATTGGGCCAAGCGTGCGCACCCAAAGTAGTGATGCATTTCGTGCTAGTGCACAATCACTGCGTGATGATTTAAAAGATGATCCAGGTAAGATTTCGGATTATCTAAAAATTTCGCCGAAAAAAGAAAACGGCGAAATCATAGGTTATTTATTAAGACCAGGAAAAAATCGCGACTTCTTTAATGAAGCGGGTTTAAAGTCTGGTGATATAGCGACGTCGGTTAATGGATTAGATTTAACCAATCCAATGGAAGCGGCGGAAGCGTTAAGACAAATTAGAAGTGAGAGTCAAATCGCCTTGATGGTTCGTCGTGGCGAAGAGCTAACAGAAGTTCTGTTAAGCGTTGACTAA
- the hslR gene encoding ribosome-associated heat shock protein Hsp15, giving the protein MATKNKENSAEKTIYRLDKWLWAARFYKTRAIAKQMIDGGKVFYNGQRTKSGKAVAIGDRIQVRQGYEEKEVLVVALADKRRDATFAQTLYQETEQSAQTREKNALARKQGFLLSPASDTKPDKKQRRQLRQFKEGY; this is encoded by the coding sequence ATGGCAACAAAAAACAAAGAAAATTCCGCAGAAAAGACAATTTATCGCCTAGATAAATGGTTATGGGCTGCTCGTTTTTACAAAACGCGAGCAATAGCCAAGCAAATGATTGATGGCGGAAAAGTGTTTTATAACGGTCAGCGGACTAAATCTGGTAAGGCTGTAGCTATCGGAGATCGTATTCAAGTGAGACAAGGATACGAGGAAAAGGAAGTGCTAGTTGTGGCACTTGCAGATAAACGCCGAGACGCTACCTTTGCACAAACTTTGTACCAAGAAACAGAACAAAGTGCTCAAACAAGAGAAAAGAATGCGCTAGCGCGCAAACAAGGGTTTTTACTTAGCCCTGCTAGTGATACCAAGCCAGACAAGAAACAACGTCGCCAACTTAGACAGTTTAAAGAGGGTTATTAA
- the hslO gene encoding Hsp33 family molecular chaperone HslO: MVTTDVLNRYIFDELHVRGEMVQLTDSFQQMVANHNYPAGVQALLGELVAATCLLTATLKFEGEITVQLQGDGPIGYLAVNGNHKQVMRGIAKLAEDTQAEGLRDLVGKGNMVITLRPESGEPYQGIVALEEDTIAGCLAHYFEVSEQIPTKIWLFSDKLNTKVAGALVQLLPDGEDKQKQLDDYEHFCQLTETIKPEEIFSLDAEELLYRLYHQEKVMMFDPQQVTYQCTCSEQKCLNAIAQIEPAEIKSILEEQGNISMTCDYCLTTYTFDEQQLAGLLNAQ, translated from the coding sequence ATTGTGACTACCGATGTATTAAATCGCTATATTTTTGATGAATTGCACGTTCGTGGCGAAATGGTGCAATTGACCGACAGTTTTCAGCAAATGGTCGCGAATCATAATTATCCTGCCGGTGTGCAAGCATTGTTAGGTGAATTGGTGGCTGCAACTTGTTTACTAACAGCAACACTAAAATTTGAAGGTGAAATTACTGTTCAGTTGCAAGGTGACGGTCCGATAGGCTATCTCGCCGTAAACGGTAATCATAAACAAGTGATGCGTGGTATCGCGAAGCTAGCTGAAGATACCCAAGCTGAGGGGTTAAGAGACCTAGTAGGTAAGGGTAATATGGTGATCACTTTACGTCCTGAAAGCGGCGAGCCTTATCAAGGTATTGTTGCTTTAGAAGAAGATACGATTGCCGGTTGTTTAGCGCACTACTTTGAAGTTTCTGAGCAGATCCCGACTAAAATTTGGTTGTTTAGCGACAAACTAAACACCAAGGTAGCAGGTGCTTTAGTTCAGTTATTACCTGATGGTGAAGACAAACAAAAGCAGCTCGACGACTATGAACATTTTTGCCAGTTAACTGAAACCATTAAGCCGGAAGAAATCTTTTCGCTTGATGCTGAAGAGTTGTTGTATCGTTTATATCATCAAGAAAAAGTGATGATGTTTGACCCGCAACAGGTGACCTACCAATGTACGTGTTCTGAGCAAAAATGTTTAAACGCGATTGCACAAATTGAACCTGCTGAAATTAAATCTATTTTGGAAGAACAAGGCAATATATCAATGACGTGTGATTATTGCTTAACAACCTATACCTTTGATGAACAACAGCTTGCAGGGTTATTAAACGCACAATAA
- the pckA gene encoding phosphoenolpyruvate carboxykinase (ATP), translating to MIALDHAVDLSVYGIENVEEIIYNPSYEVLFEEETKAGLTGYDRGVVTESGAVAVDTGIFTGRSPKDKYIVRDDVTRDTVWWSDQGKNDNKPMTPETWSKLKGLVTNQLSGKKLFVVDTYCGANADTRLKVRFITEVAWQAHFVKNMFIRPSDAELEGYEPDFVVMNGAKTTNPDWQEQGLNSENFVAFNLTERIQLIGGTWYGGEMKKGMFSMMNYLLPLQGIASMHCSANVGKDGDVAIFFGLSGTGKTTLSTDPKRELIGDDEHGWDDNGVFNFEGGCYAKTINLSEENEPDIYQAIRRDALLENVTVDENGKIDYDDGSKTENTRVSYPIHHIDNIVKPVSKAGHAKKVIFLTADAFGVLPPVAKLTPEQTEYYFLSGFTAKLAGTERGITEPTPTFSSCFGAAFLSLHPTQYAEVLRKRMQAVGAEAYLVNTGWNGTGKRISIKATRAIIDAILDGSIESGETQVLPLFNLEVPKHLAGVEDGILDPRDTYAEQGEWTNKAADLANRFIVNFEKFTDNDNGKALVAAGPQL from the coding sequence ATGATTGCTTTGGACCACGCGGTTGACTTATCAGTATACGGTATCGAAAACGTAGAAGAGATTATTTATAACCCTTCTTATGAAGTACTGTTTGAGGAAGAAACCAAAGCGGGCTTAACAGGCTATGATCGCGGTGTTGTAACCGAATCTGGCGCTGTTGCTGTAGACACGGGCATTTTTACTGGTCGTTCACCAAAAGATAAATACATCGTTCGCGACGACGTAACGCGCGACACTGTATGGTGGTCAGATCAAGGAAAAAATGACAACAAACCAATGACACCGGAAACTTGGAGCAAGCTTAAAGGCCTTGTTACAAATCAATTGTCTGGTAAAAAACTGTTTGTTGTAGATACCTATTGTGGTGCAAACGCTGATACGCGTTTGAAAGTAAGATTTATAACAGAGGTAGCTTGGCAGGCGCATTTCGTTAAGAACATGTTTATTCGCCCAAGCGACGCTGAACTTGAAGGTTACGAACCAGACTTCGTGGTGATGAACGGCGCCAAAACAACCAACCCTGATTGGCAAGAACAGGGCTTAAACTCTGAAAACTTTGTCGCGTTCAATTTAACAGAGCGCATTCAGTTAATCGGTGGTACTTGGTACGGCGGTGAAATGAAAAAAGGTATGTTCTCTATGATGAACTACCTTCTGCCATTGCAAGGTATAGCGTCAATGCACTGTAGTGCTAACGTGGGTAAAGACGGCGACGTTGCTATCTTCTTTGGTTTGTCAGGTACAGGTAAAACAACACTTTCTACCGACCCTAAGCGTGAATTAATCGGTGACGATGAGCACGGCTGGGACGATAATGGCGTATTTAACTTTGAAGGTGGTTGTTACGCGAAAACAATCAACCTAAGTGAAGAAAATGAGCCTGATATCTATCAAGCGATTCGTCGTGATGCTTTGCTTGAAAATGTAACTGTTGATGAAAATGGAAAAATCGATTACGACGATGGCTCTAAAACAGAGAACACACGTGTTTCGTATCCGATTCACCATATCGACAATATTGTTAAACCAGTTTCTAAAGCGGGACACGCGAAGAAAGTTATTTTCTTAACAGCTGATGCTTTTGGTGTGCTACCGCCAGTTGCCAAGCTTACGCCAGAGCAAACGGAGTACTATTTCTTATCTGGATTTACTGCAAAACTTGCTGGTACAGAGCGAGGTATTACTGAGCCAACACCGACATTTTCTTCATGTTTTGGCGCGGCGTTTTTAAGCCTGCACCCAACGCAGTATGCTGAAGTATTGCGCAAAAGAATGCAGGCAGTAGGTGCGGAAGCGTATCTTGTAAACACCGGTTGGAATGGCACAGGCAAGCGTATTTCAATTAAAGCGACGCGAGCTATTATCGACGCTATCTTAGATGGTTCAATTGAAAGTGGCGAAACACAAGTGTTGCCATTATTTAACCTTGAAGTACCTAAGCATTTAGCGGGTGTTGAAGATGGTATACTCGACCCACGTGATACATATGCCGAGCAAGGTGAATGGACGAATAAAGCAGCAGATTTAGCGAACCGTTTTATTGTTAACTTTGAGAAGTTCACGGATAACGACAACGGTAAAGCCTTGGTTGCAGCGGGTCCACAGTTGTAA
- a CDS encoding Dabb family protein, protein MVVEKVMHFCRALFMVAAVSFAATASDKAPKENQTVIASGGFVHSVYFWLKNPENEQDRKAFEKHLNLFIDNSLYVKSKFIGTVAPSERDVVDSTYTYALILTFDSKADQDKYQSEPVHLKFVEDAQHLWEKVIVYDAFNTL, encoded by the coding sequence ATGGTAGTAGAAAAAGTCATGCATTTTTGTCGTGCATTGTTTATGGTCGCCGCAGTCAGTTTCGCGGCAACAGCCAGCGATAAGGCGCCAAAAGAAAATCAAACGGTAATTGCCTCAGGCGGCTTTGTCCATAGCGTGTATTTTTGGCTGAAAAATCCTGAAAACGAACAAGACAGAAAAGCGTTTGAAAAACATCTCAACCTTTTTATCGACAATTCTCTATATGTTAAGAGTAAATTTATCGGCACTGTTGCCCCAAGTGAGCGTGATGTTGTTGATAGTACCTACACTTACGCACTTATTTTAACTTTTGACAGTAAAGCAGACCAAGATAAGTATCAATCTGAGCCTGTGCATTTGAAGTTTGTGGAGGATGCGCAGCATTTGTGGGAAAAAGTGATTGTGTATGACGCATTTAATACACTGTAA
- the envZ gene encoding two-component system sensor histidine kinase EnvZ translates to MKILPRSAFGQTVLLIGILLLVNQVVSYISIALYIIQPNAQQINQLLAKQIKVVFIDINNTELSADMAQAFHEQTGIGVYRESTAMALGLGDAKHYPYRSAEMSALLEGPAEVRISQGEEYLFWIKPPQAPNLWVKIPLSGLEEANFSPLIIILFILGVLSVAGGWIFVRQLNRPLRSLQRAAEEVALGRNPKTLKEGGTTEIREVTRAFNQMSEGIKRLEEDRNLLMAGISHDLRTPLTRIRLSSEMMSEQDDYLKEGIEKDIDDMNAIIDQFIDYIRTDTDDITEEVDINRLINDVVDSEQLPDREIIVIPKKCPLIKIKYLAIKRVLANLIQNAMRHTDGKITVESGVDVKQNTVYLAVLDEGTGIPEQEIERLFQPFTQGDTARGSEGSGLGLAIIKRIVKMHSGEVILRNRPEGGLEARVLLPITRERS, encoded by the coding sequence ATGAAGATATTGCCTCGCAGTGCTTTTGGGCAAACCGTTCTTTTAATTGGCATTTTATTGCTCGTTAATCAGGTGGTTTCATACATTTCTATAGCGCTATACATCATTCAACCAAACGCACAACAAATTAATCAGTTGTTAGCAAAGCAGATAAAAGTGGTATTTATCGATATTAATAATACCGAACTTTCTGCCGATATGGCGCAAGCATTCCACGAACAAACAGGTATCGGTGTATATCGGGAAAGTACCGCTATGGCATTAGGTTTAGGCGACGCTAAACACTACCCCTATCGTTCCGCTGAAATGTCGGCATTGTTAGAAGGACCTGCCGAAGTACGTATTTCGCAAGGTGAAGAATATCTGTTTTGGATCAAACCTCCTCAAGCGCCAAATTTGTGGGTAAAAATACCCTTAAGTGGACTTGAAGAAGCAAACTTTTCACCGCTCATTATTATCCTCTTTATTCTCGGTGTACTCAGTGTCGCCGGTGGCTGGATATTCGTGCGGCAATTAAATAGGCCGCTGCGCAGTTTACAAAGGGCGGCCGAAGAAGTTGCATTAGGTCGTAATCCTAAAACACTAAAAGAAGGCGGTACTACAGAAATTCGCGAAGTGACGCGTGCGTTTAATCAAATGTCTGAAGGAATTAAGCGCCTCGAAGAAGATAGAAACCTACTGATGGCAGGTATTTCTCATGACCTTCGAACGCCGCTGACACGCATTCGTTTATCTAGCGAAATGATGTCAGAACAAGACGACTATTTGAAAGAAGGTATCGAAAAAGACATCGACGACATGAATGCGATAATCGATCAGTTTATCGACTATATTAGAACAGATACCGACGATATCACCGAAGAAGTCGACATAAACAGGCTAATCAATGACGTAGTCGATTCAGAACAACTGCCTGATAGAGAAATAATCGTCATTCCTAAAAAGTGCCCGTTAATAAAAATAAAATACTTAGCGATTAAACGCGTATTGGCTAATCTCATTCAAAATGCGATGCGCCATACCGACGGAAAAATTACCGTTGAAAGCGGCGTCGATGTGAAGCAAAACACGGTTTATTTGGCTGTACTTGATGAAGGTACAGGTATTCCTGAGCAGGAAATAGAACGCTTGTTTCAACCCTTTACGCAAGGTGACACCGCGCGTGGTAGCGAGGGAAGCGGATTGGGGCTAGCCATTATCAAACGTATAGTTAAAATGCACAGCGGCGAAGTGATTTTGCGCAACCGACCGGAAGGTGGCTTAGAAGCTCGCGTACTACTGCCGATCACGCGGGAAAGAAGTTAA
- the ompR gene encoding osmolarity response regulator transcription factor OmpR — translation MGHETPKIIVVDDDMRLRALLERYLVEQGFVVRSAANAEQMDRLLERENFHLLVLDLMLPGEDGLSICRRLRQQGNDIPIVMLTAKGDEVDRIIGLELGADDYMPKPFNPRELLARIKAVLRRKVQEAPGAPALEENIVSFGQYQLNLATREMRKGDISMPLTSGEFAVLKALITHPREPLSRDKLMNLARGRDYSALERSIDVQVSRLRRMLEEDPANPRYIQTVWGLGYVFVPEGQAVA, via the coding sequence ATGGGACATGAAACACCAAAAATTATTGTCGTAGATGACGATATGCGCCTGCGCGCATTGTTAGAACGGTATTTGGTGGAGCAAGGTTTTGTCGTACGCAGTGCTGCAAATGCCGAACAAATGGACAGATTGTTAGAGCGAGAAAATTTCCACTTGCTGGTGCTCGATCTCATGTTACCAGGTGAAGACGGCTTATCAATTTGCCGCCGTTTAAGGCAACAAGGTAATGATATTCCTATTGTCATGCTGACTGCTAAAGGCGACGAAGTCGATCGCATTATTGGACTTGAATTAGGCGCTGACGATTATATGCCTAAACCATTCAATCCGCGTGAATTGCTTGCTCGTATCAAAGCGGTGTTGCGTCGTAAGGTACAAGAAGCCCCAGGTGCACCGGCATTGGAAGAAAACATTGTGTCGTTTGGCCAATACCAGCTCAATCTAGCAACTAGGGAAATGAGAAAAGGTGATATTAGTATGCCGTTAACCAGTGGCGAATTTGCTGTGTTGAAGGCATTAATCACCCACCCTCGTGAGCCTTTATCGCGTGACAAACTGATGAACCTAGCTCGTGGCCGCGACTATTCTGCCCTCGAGCGAAGCATCGATGTACAAGTATCTCGTTTACGTCGAATGTTAGAAGAAGACCCCGCAAACCCTCGCTATATACAAACAGTGTGGGGCTTGGGTTATGTCTTTGTTCCTGAAGGACAAGCTGTCGCTTGA